One part of the Andrena cerasifolii isolate SP2316 chromosome 4, iyAndCera1_principal, whole genome shotgun sequence genome encodes these proteins:
- the Efr gene encoding ER GDP-fucose transporter, whose product MRAAIAVLCVFLGCCSNVVFLELLVKEDPGSGNLITFAQFLFISIEGFLFTSKCGTVKPNIGIKDYFILVSMFFITNVCNNYAFDFNIPMPLHMIFRAGSLIANMVMGIIILKKQYAFSKYLSVFMITLGIGICTIVSGQEIKSLQAKNIEQVATTPWDDFFWWALGISLLTIALFVSARMGIYQEVLHKKYGKNAREALYYTHLLPLPFFLTLAPNIWEHFKYALVSEPVEVSVLNSHVPLLILYLLGNILTQYMCISSVFVLTTECTSLTVTLVITLRKFLSLIFSIVYFKNPFTIYHWLGTLLVFAGTVIFTEVLPKIKESLQPVKKEKKVQ is encoded by the exons ATGCGGGCGGCTATTGCGGTCTTGTGCGTTTTCCTCGGCTGTTGCAGCAATGTTGTTTTCTTGGAGCTTCTTGTCAA agaAGATCCAGGTAGCGGGAATCTTATCACATTCGCGCAGTTCCTTTTCATATCGATAGAAGGATTTCTATTCACTTCGAAATGCGGAACTGTAAAGCCTAACATAGGAATTAAAGATTACTTTATACTGGTGTCTATGTTCTTTATCACAAACGTTTGCAACAATTATGCATTCGATTTCAATATACCTATGCCATTGCACATGATATTCAGAGCT GGTTCTCTGATAGCTAACATGGTTATGGGTATTATTATTCTGAAGAAACAATATGCATTTAGCAAGTATTTATCAGTATTTATGATTACGCTTGGAATCGGTATCTGCACGATCGTTAGCGGCCAAGAAATTAAATCGCTGCAAGCTAAGAATATCGAACAAGTAGCTACTACGCCATGGGACGACTTCTTTTGGTGGGCCCTGGGTATATCGTTATTAACGATCGCGTTATTCGTGTCTGCAAGAATGGGTATCTACCAAGAAGTATTGCACAAGAAGTATGGAAAGAATGCTAGGGAAGCATTATACTACACG CATCTATTACCTTTACCGTTCTTTTTAACATTGGCTCCTAATATTTGGGAGCACTTTAAGTACGCGCTGGTATCGGAGCCGGTGGAAGTGTCGGTGCTCAATTCACACGTCCCATTATTAATTCTATATCTTCTAGGAAACATTCTCACGCA ATACATGTGCATCAGTTCTGTTTTCGTACTGACGACGGAATGCACGTCACTGACGGTGACGTTAGTGATAACATTGCGAAAATTCCTGTCTCTAATATTCTCGATAGTGTATTTTAAGAATCCTTTCACAATTTACCACTGGCTTGGTACGCTCTTAGTCTTTGCAGGGACAGTGATATTCACAGAAGTATTACCAAAGATTAAGGAAAGTTTGCAACCtgtgaagaaggagaagaaagtACAATAA
- the LOC143367956 gene encoding uncharacterized protein LOC143367956 has product MATFLSTRYWKSDDSLKIFGETSSSKLDLSKSPENRQKDRLVSVPPRKQITFLKPAPKPKSLNSKGGSSMTPKGYEDEFLEPSHVKVSALLYEITERTNQLAQPRVRSGGRKLLQPRQIASQIPEASQRIIELSKPRTIHQRTTKDAGYVSPSALTAVATQRIIELSRPKKKRRLKLSKKRKFGYLSVNSRVHSKLCGGKSWCRVCRARKKSDREYGAFCQSKNCRRIKKKKIARRKQDSARSSNSNRTIIMVDLSPRKDSRTKSKRTRHG; this is encoded by the exons ATGGCTACGTTTCTGAGTACTCGATATTGGAAATCGGACGATTCGTTGAAGATTTTTGGGGAGACCAGCTCGAGCAAACTTGATTTAAGCAAATCGCCGGAAAATCGGCAGAAGGATCGGTTGGTCTCGGTGCCCCCTCGTAAGCAGATCACCTTCTTGAAACCGGCGCCCAAACCGAAATCACTGAACTCGAAAGGGGGAAGCTCGATGACACCTAAAGGTTACGAGGATGAGTTTTTGGAACCTAGCCAC GTGAAAGTGTCGGCTCTTCTTTACGAAATAACCGAACGTACCAACCAGTTGGCTCAACCGCGTGTTCGATCGGGCGGGCGGAAGTTGTTGCAACCGCGTCAGATTGCATCGCAGATCCCAGAGGCATCGCAACGTATCATCGAGCTTTCGAAGCCTCGGACGATCCATCAGAGAACCACTAAGGACGCTGGATACGTTTCCCCTAGCGCTCTGACAGCAGTCG CTACTCAACGTATAATCGAATTGTCAAGACcgaaaaagaaacgaagattGAAGTTGTCGAAGAAACGAAAGTTTGGATACCTGTCTGTCAATTCAAGAGTACATTCAAAATTGTGCGGAGGAAAATCATG GTGTCGCGTATGCCGCGCAAGAAAGAAATCCGATCGCGAATACGGTGCGTTCTGCCAGAGCAAAAACTGTCGGcggataaaaaagaagaaaatagcgAGGAGGAAGCAAGATTCGGCGAGGTCCTCGAACTCTAACAGAACTATCATTATGGTCGACCTGAGTCCCAGAAAGGATTCGAGAACCAAGTCGAAGAGAACGCGACACGGTTGA